The Podospora pseudocomata strain CBS 415.72m chromosome 1 map unlocalized CBS415.72m_1, whole genome shotgun sequence genome has a segment encoding these proteins:
- the RIM2 gene encoding Pyrimidine nucleotide transporter, mitochondrial (BUSCO:EOG09263HED; EggNog:ENOG503NV2Q; COG:C), with protein sequence MATVTTTRTLPGGNQKMETVSGAPVHLLQSRETGEVDPRPKPGERPAVAKSWAHFVAGGVGGMTAATLTAPLDVLKTRLQSDFYQAQLKASRAAHVGPMNPLRTAVYHFNETASILAAVYKVEGPRALFKGLGPNLVGVVPARAINFFTYGNSKRLLAQWFNDGKDDSTYIHLSSAMIAGVVTSTATNPIWMVKTRLQLDKNLAAEGGIATRQYKNSLDCIKQVLRNEGIYGLYKGMSASYLGVAESTLQWVLYERAKKSLARREERLVISGKERTWWDTTVSWMGNASAAGGAKLIAAILTYPHEVARTRLRQAPMADGRPKYTGLVQCFKLVAKEEGMVGLYGGMTPHLLRTVPSAAIMFGMYEGILRLLQPSHHEP encoded by the exons GTGAGGTTGACCCCAGGCCAAAGCCTGGAGAAAGGCCAGCAGTCGCAAAGTCATGGGCACACTTTGTAGCTGGAGG TGTCGGCGGCatgacagcagcaaccctcACAGCCCCCCTCGACGTCCTCAAAACCCGCCTCCAATCCGACTTTTACCAAGCCCAGCTCAAAGCCTCCCGCGCCGCCCACGTCGGCCCCATGAACCCCCTCCGCACGGCAGTCTACCACTTCAACGAAACCGCCTCGATCCTCGCGGCCGTGTACAAGGTAGAAGGCCCGCGCGCCTTGTTCAAGGGTCTCGGCCCCAACCTCGTCGGCGTCGTCCCTGCCCGCGCGATCAACTTCTTTACATACGGCAACAGTAAACGTTTGTTGGCTCAATGGTTCAATGATGGGAAAGACGACTCGACATACATCCACCTCTCCTCGGCCATGATAGCCGGTGTGGTAACGAGCACGGCGACGAACCCGATCTGGATGGTCAAGACGAGATTGCAGCTTGACAAGAACCTCGCGGCTGAGGGCGGGATCGCGACGAGGCAGTACAAGAACAGTTTGGACTGCATCAAGCAGGTGCTGAGGAATGAGGGCATTTACGGGCTGTACAAGGGCATGAGCGCGAGTTATCTGGGCGTGGCCGAGTCGACCCTGCAGTGGGTGCTGTACGAGCGGGCGAAGAAGAgtctggcgaggagggaggagaggttggtgattagcgggaaggagaggacgtGGTGGGATACGACGGTGAGCTGGATGGGGAACGCGAGCGCGGCGGGAGGGGCGAAGTTGATTGCGGCCATTTTGACTTACCCTCATGAG GTTGCCCGGACAAGACTCCGTCAAGCGCCCATGGCGGACGGCAGACCAAAGTATACCGGCCTGGTTCAGTGCTTCAAGCTtgtggccaaggaggagggcatgGTCGGTCTCTATGGAGGCATGACGCCGCACCTGCTCAGGACCGTCCCAAGTGCGGCCATCATGTTTGGCATGTACGAGGGCATCCTGAGACTGCTGCAACCTTCGCATCATGAGCCatga
- the PRP21_1 gene encoding SF3a splicing factor complex subunit (COG:A; EggNog:ENOG503NV6A) has protein sequence MQSLPDTRAQSFDEIYGPPENFLEIEVRNPRTHGIGRHMYTDYEIVCRTNIPAFKLRQSTVRRRYSDFEYFRDILERESARVTIPPLPGKVFTNRFSDDVIEGRRAGLEKFLKIVVGHPLLQTGSKVLAGFVQDPNWDRNAW, from the exons ATGCAATCCCTCCCCGACACCCGCGCCCAGTCCTTTGACGAGATCTACGGTCCCCCCGAGAACTTTCTCGAGATCGAAGTCCGCAACCCCCGCACCCACGGCATCGGTAGGCACATGTACACCGACTACGAGATCGTCTGCCGGACCAACATCCCTGCTTTTAAGCTGAGGCAGTCGACGGTCCGGAGGAGATACAGCGACTTTGAGTACTTTCGGGATATCCTCGAGAGGGAGAGCGCGAGGGTTACGATCCCGCCGCTGCCGGGGAAGGTGTTTACGAACAGGTTCAGCGATGACGTGATTGAGGGCAGGAGGGCCGGGCTGGAGAAGTTTCTGAAGATTGTGGTTGGCCATCCGTTGCTGCAGACGGGGAGCAAGGTCCTGGCCGGGTTCGTGCAGG ATCCAAACTGGGATAGAAACGCCTGGTGA